The Pedosphaera parvula Ellin514 genomic interval TGCCACCTTCTCACTTCACCCGCCTCCCGGCGAACTCCTTTACGAACTTCCTCATCCCGCGCTCAAACGGCGACATGCCATAATGACCCGCTTCGTCCAAGGCTGTCTCGCTCAACCATTTGTCATGCTGAATGCGATAACACGCGACGATCGTGCCCGTGCGATCACAGCCATGCTGACAATGAACAAAGACCGGCGCAGGCAATGTTTCAATCAGTGCAAGAACGTTCTTCACCTGTTCGTCGGTTGGTCGTCCCAGACCACGCAGGGGCACATTTGTATAAGTAATTCCATTTGCATGCGCTTGCGTCTCCTCGCCACTCAAAACATCATCCGGCATCCTCAGATTGACAATCGTCTTGATACCCAGTCGTTTCAAATTTTGGATACCAGCTTCATCCGGCTGGGCTCCGCGGTAAAGACCCTCGCTCACCTTGCCAAAATTATAAATTCCTTCCTGCGCCGGCAAACCGCGCCGCCCCGCTACATTCATCGCAACGATGAGCAGAAGACCAACCGAGAGCAGGGAAATTTTAAGCCATTTATGTTTTTTTAACCAGGTTGCAAGGCTCAACATATTGCTTGGTTTACTGCCTTAGCCCCTTTGAACACAAGCCGAAAGCATGCTCATTTCCGACTTGCCCAAATCGTCCACGGCGCCACTTGCACTGCTTGATCCTCAATCTCTGTATTTACCACCTTGTCAGTTGAATTGAATTTAAGAATCTGTTTACCACGGCGGCAGGTCCATAAGCCGTCCAGTTGCCCATCAACTCCTTTGCAACCCGCCAGTTCGGCTGCCAATTGTTTCAACCAAACCTTATCCTTTGCGACTGCCAACACATGTTTCACTTTCGAAACACCATGCCACACCTGCCCTTCTACATTCTTAAGGGCCGCATCACCGACTACAATCACCTTTCCACCCTTCCGGATAAAGGCATCCACTTTCTCAAGGATCGGTTGATCCACGACATCGGCTTGAAGCATCACCAAAGCCTTGTATCTCTTGGTCGTCAATGCACCGTCGGTAATCAGTATTTCATCCAACACATCAAATTCGCACAGGTCCCGCAAGGGATACCCGGCCGCGATGCTTGTTTGCAAACTCCCGCCCAAACGATACCACGTGGTGGGACAGTAAACTGCCACTTCGGTTTCTCCGGGTTTTCCAGTAAACAGGTGAATGTACTGCTGGATGTTCGTGGCATGCTGCTCGAACTCGTACGTGAACAATTGCGCCGCGCCACACGACGCATCTGAAAACATCCGCCGCACAAAATGCTTTTCATCCAATCCACCCGCCGGCTCAGTGCACTCCTTCACTCCATAAAACTGATACGCTGTTCCCACCCATTTGTCCCCGAATACCGCCCCCTGACAATCCGCCGGCTGGAGCACCACGCCATATTTTCCCGCCATCTTCGCGTAGCCCGGACAATACGTACCCCACGCGATCGGATTCACTCCGCCCGCATTGCCGCCAGGTTTGGCGCGCACTTTCTCGGCTGGAAAATATTTCAGTGCCGTTTTGATCGATTGCTCGGCAAAATCAATGATTGCTTGGTGATACCACGTAATGAAATCCAGCCAGCGCCTTTTCTCACCGGCTATGACAAACGCCTCCGGTGATGGCTTGAATTTCTCGTTGGCAATCTCCTTCGGCGGGCACACTTCATCAAACGTTTTATAATTACTCCCCCAGGCGCGATTCAGTTTGCGCAAGCTCGCATACTTCTTCTTCATCGCGGTCTGAAAAGCGCGTACGGCGTAATCATCTCCGCACCAATACCCTTCATGGCAATGCCCCATGTTCACCCAGTCCGGCACCATGAGCGGATAATTCCCTTCGCCATAGGGTCCTAAAATGCACGCATAAACATCATCAATTTTATCGCCAAAATGCTCCTTCAGGTTCTTGTAAAAATGGTCATACCACTCCACGGTACGCGGATCAAAAATCGAGAGGTAGTTTGCTTCCTTGCCATGTTCCAGACACCGCATCAACGTCCGCTTCTCTTTCTGCTGGTCTCTGAGCCAGACGGGCGGAAAGTGAACCCAATCATAGACCACGTAATTTAACCCGGCCTCATGAAGATTTTTTTCAACAGCATCATGCTGTTTCCAATCCCATCGCCCCGGCACCTGTTCCACCGAACCCCACGCAACATAATCTTCATTTGCCACCAACCCCAGACTTTTTAAACGCTTCTGCGATTCCACCGATGGCGCCGGTTCCAGATAATTCGTTTTCGGATACGCCCCAATGGGTGACCCCTGGATATAACTCACCGATAAATTCCCGCTCGATACATTCCAAGGCCGCCCGTCGAACGATTGGTTCGTTTGGCAGAAGGTGGGAAACTGCGTCTGCAGGAAAATTACGAATGCCAACAAGGCAATAGGCGTTGCGTGCAATTCAGGTGTTTTCATGGCTCAACGGCCATTCTCTACTCCCCGGCATTCAAATCAATCTTTTCCTGTCCCTCCTCAGATTTCCGGGCAAATATCTCTCCAACTTCCACCACGACGCAATCTCCAGCACCTTTTGCCCTGGCACAGGCTGGACTGCTCTTCACATTATAATTGGCACTCGCCTTCACCAGCTTCGGCTTGGTTCCATTGAGGCGCGGATAACCAAATGTAACGTTGACCTTTGGAATGCCTGGATGTGGTAAAATCTTGGTGGAATAGACCTCCACGAAGGCCGCGTGCTGGTTCCAAAATTGAAAATCAGTTCCCTCGAACCTCAAGCTGCCAATCCAAGTGACTTCCTCCGTTGCATGGGAGCGCACGAGACAATGAAACCACGTCTGCGCCTCTCCCTTGATCACCTCAGTATCGCCCTTCACCACCGAATAGGTATAACTCCCCTTGGTCCAGGCGACCGGTCGTCGCACGCTGCAAAACTCTCCCTCATAACCCGCGCTCTCGCATAATCCGTCCGCTGGCATCCGCACAAAATCCAACCCAATCGGCTTCTTCTTATCATGTGACCAGCGTGAAAATATGGCACCTTTCCCCACGAACACTCGCTCCTGATTTGTCCTCGAAACCCAGCCATTGATTCCTGTCTGAAATCCACCGTAGAAATCCATTCCATTAATTTTCGCGATTCCCACCGGCGAGATATACAAATTGAAATTCGTCGGCACATCCCGATCAATGGTCACCTCCATGGACAAGCTCTCGAAATGCTCAATTGGCTTCTCAAATTTCCACCACACATCCGCAACATGCCACGGCAGCGATGGCAACTTGACTCCCAGTTTGCCAGCCATCTGCTCGGGCGCCTCCTGCACCACTGATAAGTCCTCAGCTCTTCCAACAAGGCAGGAAAAGACCATCAGAACCGCCACGTAAAAACTACGAAGGCAAGTTTTTTTCATTGGAGTTTTCACAGGAACAACGGGACTTATCCCACAGCTATTTCTCCACATGATCCACCTTGCCATTGTTATAATAATAAGTGGTTGGCCCAACCCGTTCCCCGTCTTTCCATTTGCCTTGAACCCACTTTTTGCCGTTGGGATGCCAGATGGTCCAGTCTCCATCCCGTTTGCCGTTCTTATATTCTGACTGCTCTTTCGTTCCATCCTCTGACCAGGTGGTCCAGGTTCCTGTTCCTTCACCTTTCTTTGAGTAAAACCCTTCCATGGTCATTCGACCTGAAGCATCCCAATTCGTGTAGCGACCCACCAACTTTTTGACCGGCTTGCCCCCTTCCGGGCTGGGCAGCAACCCGTCCACATGACATTCAATTCCCTTTTGCCCGTTCTCATACCAATGCACTGCCAGTCCCTTCTCTACACCGTCTTTAAATTCAATTTCCTTGTCCTTCTGCCCGTTCCCGTACCAGGTAGTCCAGATTCCGTTCTTCCTATCCGTTGCGTATTT includes:
- a CDS encoding fused DSP-PTPase phosphatase/NAD kinase-like protein, whose product is MLSLATWLKKHKWLKISLLSVGLLLIVAMNVAGRRGLPAQEGIYNFGKVSEGLYRGAQPDEAGIQNLKRLGIKTIVNLRMPDDVLSGEETQAHANGITYTNVPLRGLGRPTDEQVKNVLALIETLPAPVFVHCQHGCDRTGTIVACYRIQHDKWLSETALDEAGHYGMSPFERGMRKFVKEFAGRRVK
- a CDS encoding family 14 glycosylhydrolase — its product is MKTPELHATPIALLAFVIFLQTQFPTFCQTNQSFDGRPWNVSSGNLSVSYIQGSPIGAYPKTNYLEPAPSVESQKRLKSLGLVANEDYVAWGSVEQVPGRWDWKQHDAVEKNLHEAGLNYVVYDWVHFPPVWLRDQQKEKRTLMRCLEHGKEANYLSIFDPRTVEWYDHFYKNLKEHFGDKIDDVYACILGPYGEGNYPLMVPDWVNMGHCHEGYWCGDDYAVRAFQTAMKKKYASLRKLNRAWGSNYKTFDEVCPPKEIANEKFKPSPEAFVIAGEKRRWLDFITWYHQAIIDFAEQSIKTALKYFPAEKVRAKPGGNAGGVNPIAWGTYCPGYAKMAGKYGVVLQPADCQGAVFGDKWVGTAYQFYGVKECTEPAGGLDEKHFVRRMFSDASCGAAQLFTYEFEQHATNIQQYIHLFTGKPGETEVAVYCPTTWYRLGGSLQTSIAAGYPLRDLCEFDVLDEILITDGALTTKRYKALVMLQADVVDQPILEKVDAFIRKGGKVIVVGDAALKNVEGQVWHGVSKVKHVLAVAKDKVWLKQLAAELAGCKGVDGQLDGLWTCRRGKQILKFNSTDKVVNTEIEDQAVQVAPWTIWASRK
- a CDS encoding toxin-antitoxin system YwqK family antitoxin codes for the protein MNVNAAITKILMAWVVVCLASVGRAEGQNAKKTSVAAYKYGIWQKAGSLEELEQMRSQMSCPRGAHSVAEKTALFQGDPGIMVGCKAADGTLDGIYMLWYPTSVKDGVSGSLYKAAEGVYTHGKKQGLWMSWREDGSKIEQGKYATDRKNGIWTTWYGNGQKDKEIEFKDGVEKGLAVHWYENGQKGIECHVDGLLPSPEGGKPVKKLVGRYTNWDASGRMTMEGFYSKKGEGTGTWTTWSEDGTKEQSEYKNGKRDGDWTIWHPNGKKWVQGKWKDGERVGPTTYYYNNGKVDHVEK